Proteins from a genomic interval of Papaver somniferum cultivar HN1 chromosome 4, ASM357369v1, whole genome shotgun sequence:
- the LOC113276253 gene encoding uncharacterized protein LOC113276253, with amino-acid sequence MSSHYPYNSSDSSPNPLFPSIYSKSSVFLETPIITNDPIVVKSTTSGTIVFPVLGNFSMAELQEGTLLQLEALKKEGKTRSELENCCRLYRFHFKENHSPTREYYLQKFSWLMTRDLKKLRLILFIKGTTSIPLAIEEEDDSLEELIPSFLFDEENDTTTDVVKSISYVLNEQENNNSTTAPCFQFEEVVESVVNYLGKVKLKKQMKLGECLNIILNSSCSLFDRGKNKLKLDFILGFPYYIGLQFLDRLCKEIVQKLISNSGYQSGSLCNDSIDCMLDNRGSITTDWCMFDKMIESEG; translated from the coding sequence ATGTCTTCTCATTATCCTTATAATTCCTCTGATTCTTCTCCTAATCCTCTATTTCCCTCTATCTATTCTAAATCATCTGTATTCTTAGAGACCCCTATCATCACTAATGATCCAATTGTAGTGAAGTCCACTACAAGTGGTACCATAGTTTTTCCGGTCCTTGGGAATTTTTCCATGGCGGAGCTTCAAGAAGGTACACTATTACAACTTGAAGCCTTGAAAAAAGAAGGTAAAACAAGATCTGAATTAGAAAATTGTTGTCGTCTGTATCGATTTCATTTTAAAGAAAACCACTCTCCAACTAGAGAATattatcttcagaagttttcatgGCTGATGACCAGGGATTTGAAGAAGTTGAGATTGATCCTTTTCATTAAGGGTACCACATCAATTCCTCTTGccatcgaagaagaagatgattctcTGGAGGagttgattccttcatttttattCGATGAAGAGAATGATACCACCACCGACGTGGTCAAATCAATTTCTTATGTTCTCAAtgaacaagaaaataataattcaacCACAGCTCCGTGTTTCCAATTTGAAGAAGTTGTCGAATCTGTCGTGAATTATTTGGGAAAAGTTAAATTGAAGAAGCAGATGAAGTTGGGTGAGTGTTTAAACATTATTCTCAATTCTTCTTGTAGCTTATTCGATCGTGGTAAAAATAAATTGAAACTTGATTTTATACTAGGGTTTCCTTATTACATCGGTTTGCAATTTTTGGATAGATTGTGTAAAGAAATTGTTCAAAAGCTTATTTCTAACAGTGGGTATCAATCAGGTAGTTTGTGTAATGATTCAATCGATTGTATGCTAGATAATAGGGGTTCTATCACTACTGATTGGTGTATGTTTGATAAAATGATTGAGAGTGAAGGTTGA